The following coding sequences lie in one Pseudomonas monsensis genomic window:
- a CDS encoding quinone-dependent dihydroorotate dehydrogenase translates to MYTLARQLLFKLSPETSHDLSLDLIGAGGRLGLNGMLCKKPAHVPVTVMGLDFPNPVGLAAGLDKNGAAIDGFAQLGFGFVEIGTVTPRPQPGNPKPRIFRLPEAEAIINRMGFNNLGVDNLLARVAAAKYKGVLGINIGKNFDTPVERAVDDYLICLDKVYAHASYVTVNVSSPNTPGLRSLQFGDSLKQLLADLAARRAELALRHGKHVPLAIKIAPDMTDEETAQVAQALIETGMDAVIATNTTLSRVGVEGMEHGDEAGGLSGAPVRDKSTHTVKVLAAELGGRLPIIAAGGITEGKHAAEKITAGASLVQIYSGFIYKGPALIRESVDAIAALR, encoded by the coding sequence ATGTACACCCTGGCCCGTCAGCTGTTGTTCAAACTTTCCCCGGAAACCTCTCACGATCTGTCGCTGGATCTGATCGGCGCGGGTGGGCGTCTGGGGCTCAACGGCATGCTGTGCAAGAAGCCGGCGCACGTGCCGGTGACGGTCATGGGCCTGGACTTCCCGAACCCGGTGGGTCTGGCGGCCGGTCTGGACAAGAACGGCGCGGCCATCGACGGCTTTGCGCAACTGGGCTTCGGGTTTGTCGAAATCGGCACCGTGACCCCGCGTCCGCAGCCGGGCAACCCGAAACCGCGAATCTTCCGCCTGCCGGAAGCCGAAGCGATCATCAACCGTATGGGCTTCAACAACCTCGGTGTGGATAACCTGCTGGCGCGGGTCGCTGCAGCCAAATACAAGGGCGTGCTGGGGATCAACATCGGCAAGAACTTCGACACCCCGGTCGAGCGCGCGGTGGACGATTACCTGATCTGCCTGGACAAGGTGTATGCCCATGCCAGCTATGTCACGGTCAACGTCAGCTCGCCGAACACTCCGGGCCTGCGCAGCCTGCAGTTCGGTGATTCGCTCAAGCAATTGTTGGCGGATCTGGCGGCGCGTCGCGCCGAGCTGGCCCTGCGACACGGCAAGCATGTGCCGCTGGCGATCAAGATCGCTCCGGACATGACCGATGAAGAGACCGCGCAAGTGGCTCAGGCGCTGATCGAGACCGGTATGGACGCGGTGATCGCCACCAACACCACCCTGAGCCGCGTCGGCGTCGAAGGCATGGAGCACGGTGACGAGGCGGGCGGTCTGTCTGGCGCCCCGGTGCGTGACAAGAGCACCCACACCGTGAAGGTGCTGGCGGCGGAACTGGGTGGCCGGTTGCCGATCATCGCGGCCGGCGGCATTACTGAAGGCAAGCATGCGGCCGAGAAGATTACGGCGGGTGCGAGCCTGGTGCAGATTTATTCGGGCTTCATCTATAAAGGCCCGGCGCTGATCCGCGAATCGGTCGACGCCATCGCCGCCCTGCGTTGA
- the rmf gene encoding ribosome modulation factor: MRRLKRDPLERAFLRGYQYGVGGKSRELCPFTLPSVRQAWINGWREGRGDNWDGMTGTAGIHRLNELHAVG; encoded by the coding sequence ATGAGAAGACTTAAGCGTGATCCGTTGGAAAGAGCATTTTTGCGCGGATATCAATATGGCGTTGGTGGCAAATCCCGTGAGCTTTGCCCATTTACTCTACCGTCGGTACGCCAAGCCTGGATCAACGGCTGGCGAGAAGGACGCGGCGACAACTGGGACGGTATGACCGGCACTGCGGGAATCCACAGACTCAACGAACTTCACGCCGTTGGCTGA
- the rlmKL gene encoding bifunctional 23S rRNA (guanine(2069)-N(7))-methyltransferase RlmK/23S rRNA (guanine(2445)-N(2))-methyltransferase RlmL: MSDRFELFLTCPKGLEGLLIEEAVGLGLEEAREHTSAVRGMASMETAYRLCLWSRLANRVLLVLKRFPMKDAEDLYHGVLDIDWQDHMLADGTLAVEFSGHGSGIDNTHFGALKVKDAIVDKLRTPQGDRPSIDKLNPDLRIHLRLDRGEAILSLDLSGHSLHQRGYRLQQGAAPLKENLAAAILIRSGWPRIAAEGGALADPMCGVGTFLVEAGMIAADMAPNLRREQWGFTAWLGHVPALWKKLHEEAVERAAAGLAKPPLWIRGYEADPRLIQPGRNNVERAGLSEWIKIYQGEVATFEPRPDQNQKGLVICNPPYGERLGDEASLLYLYQNLGERLRQACLNWEAAVFTGAPDLGKRMGIRSHKQYSFWNGALPCKLLLIKVLPDQFVTGERRTPEQRQAEREQAAYDQTPDEPQERKFNKNGNPIKPTPAPAPVIEQPRLSEGGQMFANRLQKNLKAMSKWVKREGIDCYRVYDADMPEYAMAIDLYHDWVHVQEYAAPKSIDPEKASARMFDALAAIPQALNVDKSRVVVKRRERQSGTKQYERQAAQGKFNEVSEGGVKLLVNLTDYLDTGLFLDHRPMRMRIQKEAAGKRFLNLFCYTATASVHAAKGGARSTTSVDLSKTYLDWARRNLSLNGFSDKNRLEQGDVMAWLESSRDEYDLIFIDPPTFSNSKRMEGIFDVQRDQVQLIDLAMARLATGGVLYFSNNFRKFQLEENLTERYAVEEISAQTIDPDFARNTKIHRAWKITAR; encoded by the coding sequence ATGTCCGACCGTTTCGAACTCTTCCTCACTTGCCCTAAAGGCCTTGAAGGCCTGCTCATCGAGGAAGCCGTCGGGCTTGGCCTTGAAGAAGCGCGCGAGCACACTTCCGCCGTGCGTGGCATGGCGAGCATGGAAACCGCTTATCGCCTGTGCCTTTGGTCGCGTCTGGCCAACCGCGTGTTGCTGGTGCTCAAGCGTTTCCCGATGAAGGACGCCGAAGACCTGTATCACGGCGTGCTCGACATCGACTGGCAGGATCACATGCTGGCCGACGGCACCCTGGCTGTCGAATTCAGCGGCCACGGCTCGGGTATCGACAACACCCACTTCGGTGCCCTCAAAGTCAAAGACGCCATCGTCGACAAACTGCGCACCCCGCAGGGCGATCGCCCGAGCATCGACAAGCTCAACCCGGACTTGCGCATTCACCTGCGTCTGGATCGCGGCGAAGCGATCCTCTCCCTCGACCTCTCCGGCCACAGCCTGCACCAGCGCGGCTATCGCTTGCAGCAGGGCGCGGCGCCGCTGAAGGAAAACCTCGCCGCGGCGATTCTGATCCGTTCCGGCTGGCCACGCATTGCGGCCGAAGGCGGCGCGCTGGCTGACCCGATGTGCGGTGTCGGTACGTTCCTGGTCGAGGCCGGCATGATCGCCGCCGACATGGCGCCGAACCTGCGCCGCGAGCAGTGGGGCTTCACCGCTTGGCTGGGTCACGTCCCGGCGCTGTGGAAAAAGCTCCATGAAGAAGCCGTCGAGCGTGCCGCTGCCGGTCTGGCCAAGCCACCGCTGTGGATTCGCGGCTACGAAGCCGACCCGCGTCTGATTCAGCCGGGCCGCAACAACGTCGAGCGCGCCGGTCTGAGCGAGTGGATCAAGATCTACCAGGGCGAAGTCGCGACCTTCGAGCCGCGTCCGGACCAGAACCAGAAAGGTCTGGTGATCTGCAACCCGCCGTACGGCGAGCGTCTGGGTGACGAAGCCAGTCTGTTGTACCTCTACCAGAACCTCGGCGAGCGCCTGCGTCAGGCCTGCCTGAACTGGGAAGCCGCGGTGTTCACCGGCGCGCCGGACCTGGGCAAGCGCATGGGCATCCGCAGCCACAAACAGTATTCGTTCTGGAACGGCGCGCTGCCGTGCAAGCTGCTGCTGATCAAGGTGCTGCCGGATCAGTTCGTCACTGGCGAGCGTCGTACCCCGGAGCAGCGTCAGGCCGAACGCGAACAAGCGGCATACGACCAGACCCCGGACGAGCCGCAAGAGCGCAAGTTCAACAAGAACGGCAACCCGATCAAACCGACGCCCGCTCCGGCACCGGTGATCGAGCAGCCGCGCTTGAGCGAAGGCGGGCAGATGTTTGCCAACCGCCTGCAAAAGAATCTCAAGGCGATGAGCAAGTGGGTCAAGCGCGAAGGCATCGACTGCTACCGCGTCTACGATGCCGACATGCCGGAATACGCCATGGCCATCGACCTGTACCACGACTGGGTGCACGTCCAGGAATACGCCGCGCCGAAGTCGATCGACCCGGAAAAAGCCTCGGCGCGCATGTTCGACGCCTTGGCAGCGATCCCGCAGGCACTGAATGTCGACAAGAGCCGCGTGGTGGTCAAACGCCGCGAGCGCCAGAGTGGCACCAAGCAGTACGAGCGTCAGGCGGCGCAGGGCAAGTTCAATGAGGTGAGCGAAGGCGGTGTGAAGTTGCTGGTCAACCTCACTGACTACCTCGACACCGGCCTGTTCCTCGACCACCGGCCGATGCGCATGCGCATTCAGAAAGAGGCCGCCGGCAAACGCTTCCTCAATCTGTTCTGCTACACCGCGACCGCCAGCGTGCACGCGGCCAAGGGCGGCGCACGCAGCACCACCAGCGTCGACCTGTCGAAAACCTACCTCGACTGGGCACGCCGCAACCTGTCGCTGAACGGTTTCTCTGACAAGAACCGTCTGGAGCAGGGCGATGTGATGGCGTGGCTGGAAAGCAGCCGCGACGAGTACGACCTGATCTTCATTGATCCGCCGACCTTCTCCAACTCCAAGCGCATGGAAGGCATCTTCGACGTGCAGCGTGATCAGGTGCAGTTGATCGACCTGGCGATGGCGCGTCTGGCAACCGGTGGCGTGCTGTATTTCTCCAACAACTTCCGCAAGTTCCAGTTGGAGGAAAACCTGACCGAGCGCTATGCGGTCGAGGAAATCAGCGCGCAAACCATTGATCCGGATTTCGCCCGCAACACCAAGATCCACCGCGCCTGGAAAATCACGGCTCGTTGA
- a CDS encoding sensor domain-containing diguanylate cyclase encodes MSLHPVRPKILGFISEEVSAWLVALLVLLAGGILTGLLAWATLNQFHQQLRQRFQLLANERYSRIEERFQDQEQRLDGLRRFFANSESVSRAEFDGYTRPLLLRTQAYSFALRVSGAERAAFEQRVRDEGLSTFTIRELNAQGELQLAAIRDEYVPVLYSQTQSRLGSPLGYDLLAQPLRRDTLQRADKLASLAVSQPMHLVSIEPSYARGVLLVAPVSREGQPRPFGYAMAVISMRQLLADGLPDASHDYLSVRILDLSVTDQHEVLFESTNEPAASDLSATRLLRMADHDYQVDILPSEAFMQANHSSVGSVVILGGLLSLLLSALLYVLVSQRQRALRMVQLRTQELHEREQELRGTHGQLRGVLNAATQVAIIATDLRGVINTFNPGAEQMLGYSSADVVGHMTLENLHLPRELSARAAELSARYGKSIPTCHAMLVEGGEVGGHEAREWTLVRSDGSHLPVNMLATPVLDEQGLWVGHLAICIDITERKRVHEVLAARDVLLKKLSAHVPGGIYQFKMEFDGRFSVIYASDGIREIYELEPDVLLFNAEAIFTRIHPQDVTRVRTSIRASADSLSPWREEYRVQLPERGLRWVRGEATPEELPGGGVLWHGYISDISDLKRVEEELRALSVTDSLTGIHNRRYFQERLTTEMARVERGGGELSVIMLDIDHFKRINDQYGHAMGDRVLQAVCERIGHRLRRTDVFCRLGGEEFMVLCPDIDGEHAYMLAVELWQGLRSAPVDVVGVVTASFGIASWRPGEGADALLLRADSGVYMAKQRGRDRVEQMS; translated from the coding sequence ATGTCGTTGCACCCCGTGCGCCCAAAGATCCTGGGTTTTATCAGCGAAGAAGTCTCGGCCTGGCTGGTCGCGCTGCTGGTATTGCTCGCCGGCGGGATTCTCACGGGGCTGCTCGCCTGGGCCACCCTCAACCAGTTCCATCAGCAATTGCGTCAGCGTTTTCAACTGCTGGCCAATGAACGTTACAGCCGCATCGAAGAGCGCTTTCAGGATCAGGAGCAACGCCTGGATGGCCTGCGCCGCTTCTTCGCCAACTCCGAGTCGGTGTCCCGCGCCGAATTCGACGGTTATACCCGCCCTCTGTTGCTGCGCACCCAGGCCTATTCGTTTGCCCTGCGGGTCAGCGGTGCCGAGCGCGCCGCGTTCGAGCAGCGCGTGCGTGACGAAGGCCTGAGCACGTTTACCATCCGCGAACTTAATGCCCAGGGCGAGTTGCAACTGGCCGCGATCCGCGACGAATACGTGCCGGTGCTGTACAGCCAGACCCAGAGCCGTCTCGGCTCGCCGTTGGGCTACGATTTGCTGGCCCAGCCGCTGCGCCGCGACACCTTGCAGCGCGCGGACAAGCTCGCCAGTCTGGCGGTGTCGCAACCGATGCATCTGGTCAGCATCGAGCCGTCTTACGCCCGCGGCGTGCTGCTGGTGGCGCCGGTGAGCCGCGAGGGCCAGCCGCGACCGTTCGGCTACGCGATGGCCGTGATCAGCATGCGCCAGTTGCTGGCCGACGGCTTGCCGGATGCGTCTCATGACTACCTGTCGGTGCGCATCCTCGATCTGTCAGTCACTGATCAGCATGAGGTGCTGTTCGAATCGACCAACGAGCCGGCGGCCAGCGATTTGTCGGCCACCCGCTTGCTGCGCATGGCCGATCACGATTACCAGGTTGACATCCTGCCGAGCGAAGCCTTTATGCAGGCCAACCATTCGTCGGTCGGCAGTGTGGTGATTCTCGGTGGTTTGCTCAGCCTGCTGCTCAGCGCCTTGCTGTATGTGCTGGTCAGCCAGCGCCAGCGTGCCTTGCGCATGGTCCAGTTGCGCACCCAGGAATTGCACGAGCGCGAACAGGAGTTGCGCGGCACCCACGGCCAGTTGCGCGGGGTGTTGAACGCCGCGACCCAGGTGGCAATTATCGCCACCGACCTGCGCGGGGTGATCAACACCTTCAATCCCGGCGCCGAGCAGATGCTCGGTTACAGCAGTGCCGATGTCGTCGGCCACATGACTCTGGAAAACCTGCACTTGCCCCGCGAGTTGAGTGCGCGGGCGGCGGAATTGAGCGCGCGTTATGGCAAAAGCATTCCTACCTGCCATGCGATGTTGGTCGAGGGCGGTGAAGTCGGTGGCCACGAAGCACGCGAATGGACGCTGGTGCGCAGCGATGGCAGTCATCTACCGGTTAACATGCTCGCCACCCCGGTACTGGATGAGCAGGGCTTGTGGGTCGGCCATCTGGCGATTTGCATCGACATCACCGAGCGCAAGCGTGTGCACGAAGTGCTGGCGGCGCGGGACGTGTTGCTGAAGAAGCTCAGCGCCCACGTGCCCGGCGGCATTTATCAATTCAAGATGGAATTCGACGGGCGTTTCAGCGTGATCTACGCCAGCGACGGCATCCGTGAGATCTACGAGCTGGAACCCGACGTGTTGCTGTTCAATGCCGAGGCAATCTTCACGCGTATTCATCCGCAGGACGTCACCCGCGTACGCACCTCGATTCGTGCCTCGGCGGACAGCCTCAGCCCGTGGCGCGAGGAGTATCGCGTGCAATTACCCGAGCGCGGCCTGCGTTGGGTGCGCGGCGAGGCGACCCCGGAGGAACTGCCGGGTGGCGGCGTGTTGTGGCACGGCTACATCTCGGATATCTCCGACCTGAAGCGAGTGGAGGAAGAATTGCGTGCGCTGTCGGTAACCGACTCGCTGACCGGGATTCACAACCGGCGCTATTTCCAGGAGCGCCTGACCACTGAAATGGCTCGCGTCGAACGGGGCGGCGGCGAGTTGTCGGTGATCATGCTCGACATCGACCATTTCAAGCGCATCAACGATCAGTATGGCCACGCCATGGGCGACCGGGTGTTACAAGCGGTGTGCGAGCGTATTGGTCATCGCCTGCGGCGTACCGATGTGTTTTGCCGCTTGGGCGGCGAAGAGTTCATGGTGCTCTGCCCGGACATCGACGGTGAGCATGCGTACATGCTGGCGGTGGAGTTGTGGCAAGGCTTGCGCAGTGCGCCGGTGGATGTGGTCGGGGTGGTGACGGCGAGTTTCGGCATCGCCAGCTGGCGGCCGGGGGAGGGCGCGGATGCGTTGCTGCTGCGGGCGGATTCGGGGGTGTATATGGCAAAGCAGCGCGGGCGCGATCGCGTCGAGCAGATGAGTTAG
- the dacB gene encoding D-alanyl-D-alanine carboxypeptidase/D-alanyl-D-alanine endopeptidase: protein MIKSLRPLFLAGLLLPLALPVSSATLNTALTPNVEKALKASKLQPSALSLVMIPLDGPGNPTVYNADVSVNPASTMKLVTTYAALEMLGPNHQWKTEFYTDGDLSGGILNGNLYLKGGGDPKLNMEKLWLLMRDLRANGVTQITGDLILDRSFFIQPQLPEFNDDGNDENKPFLVKPDSLLVNLKALRFVARNDGGRVLISVEPPIASIHIENTVKALPSKQCTGGVRYNPVTQADGSVNVTVAGQLGEGCNSQTYLSLLDHATYTAGAVRAIWKELGGSIQGKDRLGATPGNAKLLARAYSPDLAEIIRDINKYSNNTMAQQLFLSLGQRFRNDADGDDAKAAQRVVRQWLAKKGITAPHLVMENGSGLSRAERVSAREMANMLQAAWHSPYAAEYISSMPIAGTDGTMRKRLKTTAMRGEAHVKTGTLNTVRAIAGFSRDVNGNTWAVVAILNDKAPFGASSVLDQVLLDLYKQPKLPQTASAL from the coding sequence ATGATCAAATCGTTGCGTCCACTGTTTCTCGCCGGCCTTCTTCTGCCGCTGGCCCTGCCTGTTTCCTCCGCCACCCTTAATACCGCCCTCACCCCCAACGTCGAAAAAGCCCTCAAGGCCAGTAAATTGCAGCCAAGCGCGCTGTCGCTGGTGATGATCCCGCTCGACGGCCCGGGCAACCCGACCGTGTACAACGCCGACGTGTCGGTCAACCCGGCCTCGACCATGAAACTGGTCACCACCTACGCGGCGCTGGAAATGCTCGGCCCCAACCATCAGTGGAAAACCGAGTTCTACACCGACGGCGACCTCAGTGGCGGCATCCTCAACGGCAACCTCTACCTCAAGGGTGGCGGCGATCCGAAACTGAACATGGAAAAACTCTGGCTGCTGATGCGCGACCTGCGCGCCAACGGCGTGACCCAGATCACCGGCGATCTGATCCTCGACCGCAGCTTCTTCATCCAGCCACAACTGCCCGAGTTCAACGACGACGGCAACGACGAGAACAAACCGTTTCTGGTCAAGCCCGACTCGCTGCTGGTCAACCTCAAGGCCCTGCGCTTCGTCGCGCGCAATGACGGTGGTCGGGTACTGATTTCGGTGGAACCGCCGATTGCCAGCATCCATATCGAAAACACCGTCAAGGCCCTGCCCTCCAAGCAATGCACCGGCGGCGTGCGCTACAACCCGGTGACGCAGGCCGATGGCAGCGTCAACGTGACCGTGGCCGGCCAGTTGGGCGAAGGCTGCAATTCGCAGACCTACCTGTCGCTGCTCGACCACGCGACTTACACCGCCGGCGCCGTGCGCGCGATCTGGAAAGAACTGGGCGGCAGCATTCAAGGCAAGGATCGTCTCGGCGCGACGCCAGGCAACGCCAAACTGCTGGCCCGTGCGTACTCGCCGGATCTGGCGGAAATCATCCGCGACATCAACAAGTACAGTAACAACACCATGGCCCAGCAACTGTTCCTGAGCCTCGGTCAGCGCTTTCGCAACGACGCCGACGGTGATGACGCCAAAGCCGCGCAGCGCGTAGTACGTCAGTGGCTGGCGAAGAAAGGCATTACCGCGCCGCATCTGGTGATGGAGAACGGTTCCGGCCTGTCCCGTGCCGAACGCGTCAGCGCCCGCGAGATGGCGAACATGCTGCAAGCGGCGTGGCACAGCCCGTATGCCGCCGAGTACATCAGCTCGATGCCGATCGCCGGCACCGATGGCACCATGCGCAAACGCCTGAAAACCACAGCGATGCGCGGCGAAGCCCACGTCAAGACCGGCACCCTGAACACCGTGCGTGCAATTGCCGGCTTCAGCCGCGACGTCAATGGCAATACCTGGGCGGTGGTGGCGATCCTCAACGACAAGGCGCCGTTTGGCGCATCGTCGGTGCTGGATCAGGTGCTACTGGATCTGTACAAGCAACCGAAACTGCCGCAGACCGCTTCGGCGCTCTAA
- a CDS encoding YggL family protein: protein MATNRSQRLRKKLCVDEFQELGFELNLDFKEDLSEEAIDAFLEAFIKEAMEANGLGYVGGDDFGLVCLQKRGSVNEEQRAAVEAWLKGRSELTGMTVSPLLDVWYPEKPINPAK from the coding sequence ATGGCGACTAACCGTTCCCAGCGTCTGCGCAAAAAACTGTGCGTTGATGAATTTCAAGAGCTGGGTTTCGAACTGAACCTGGACTTCAAAGAAGACTTGTCCGAAGAAGCCATTGACGCTTTCCTCGAAGCCTTCATCAAAGAAGCCATGGAAGCCAATGGTCTGGGTTACGTTGGTGGCGACGACTTCGGTCTGGTATGCCTGCAGAAGCGTGGCTCGGTGAACGAAGAGCAGCGTGCTGCTGTTGAAGCCTGGTTGAAAGGCCGTAGCGAACTGACTGGTATGACTGTCAGCCCGCTGCTGGACGTCTGGTATCCGGAAAAGCCGATCAACCCGGCTAAGTGA
- a CDS encoding benzoate/H(+) symporter BenE family transporter: MNDATYTRLRPLADTSPSAIVAGFIAMMTGYTSSLVLMFQAGQAAGLSSGQISSWIWAISIGMAVCSIGLSLRYRTPITIAWSTPGAALLITSLGGVTYGEAIGAYITCAVLVTICGLTGSFERLVKKIPASLAAALLAGILFKIGSEIFVAAQHRTALVLGMFFTYLLVKRLSPRYAVLAALLIGTALSGVMGLLDFSAFHLEVATPVWTTPHFSLAATISIGIPLFVVAMTSQNMPGIAVLRADGYNVPASPLITSTGIASLLLAPFGSHGINLAAISAAICTGPHAHEDRNKRYTAAVWCGIFYGIAGVFGATLAALFAALPKELVLSIAALALFGSIINGLSIAMTEVKEREAALITFMVTASGLTLFSIGSAFWGIVAGVLTLVILNWRKA; encoded by the coding sequence ATGAACGACGCCACCTACACCCGGCTGCGCCCTCTGGCCGACACTTCGCCTTCGGCCATCGTCGCCGGTTTTATCGCGATGATGACCGGTTACACCAGCTCACTGGTGCTGATGTTTCAGGCCGGGCAAGCGGCCGGCCTGAGCAGCGGGCAAATCTCGTCGTGGATCTGGGCGATCTCGATCGGCATGGCGGTGTGCTCCATCGGCCTGTCGCTGCGTTATCGCACGCCGATCACCATCGCCTGGTCGACCCCGGGCGCGGCCCTGCTGATCACCAGCCTGGGCGGCGTCACGTATGGCGAGGCCATCGGCGCCTACATCACCTGCGCGGTGCTGGTGACGATTTGCGGGCTGACCGGCAGCTTCGAACGCCTGGTGAAAAAGATTCCGGCTTCGCTGGCGGCGGCGTTGCTGGCAGGGATTCTGTTCAAGATCGGCAGTGAAATCTTCGTCGCCGCGCAACACCGCACCGCTCTGGTGCTGGGGATGTTCTTCACTTACCTGCTGGTCAAACGCCTGTCGCCGCGTTACGCGGTGCTTGCCGCTCTGCTGATCGGTACAGCGCTGTCCGGGGTCATGGGGCTGCTGGACTTCAGCGCTTTTCATCTGGAGGTGGCGACACCGGTGTGGACCACGCCGCACTTCTCGCTGGCGGCGACCATCAGCATTGGCATTCCGCTGTTCGTGGTGGCGATGACCTCGCAGAACATGCCCGGCATCGCCGTGCTGCGCGCCGACGGCTACAACGTGCCGGCCTCGCCACTGATCACCAGCACCGGCATCGCCTCACTGCTGCTGGCGCCATTCGGCTCCCACGGGATCAACCTCGCGGCGATCAGCGCCGCGATCTGCACCGGGCCGCACGCCCATGAGGATCGCAACAAGCGCTACACCGCGGCGGTGTGGTGCGGGATTTTCTACGGGATTGCCGGGGTGTTTGGCGCCACATTGGCGGCGCTGTTTGCCGCGCTGCCGAAAGAACTGGTGCTGTCGATCGCCGCGCTGGCGCTGTTCGGTTCGATCATCAACGGTTTGAGCATTGCCATGACCGAGGTGAAGGAGCGTGAAGCGGCGTTGATTACCTTTATGGTCACGGCGTCGGGGCTGACACTGTTTTCCATTGGTTCGGCGTTCTGGGGAATTGTCGCGGGGGTGTTGACGTTGGTGATTTTGAATTGGCGTAAAGCTTAA
- a CDS encoding GntR family transcriptional regulator, giving the protein MNEQLQPLKKQPRAGKAGRSGTQDDIVYAHIFEAILEQRLAPGTKLSEEALGEIFGVSRTIIRRALSRLAHEGVVLLRPNRGAVVASPSVEEARQVFMARRLVERAITELAVQHATAEQIAELRQMVNDERDSFSRGDRGAGIRLSGEFHLKLAEAAKNAPLVSFQRSLVSQTSLIIAQYESGNRSHCSYDEHTQLIDAIEARNGELAVDLMMHHMDHIDSKLNLDEEGASDDLHAVFSHLLQTKKPGRPVAKL; this is encoded by the coding sequence ATGAACGAACAGTTGCAACCCCTCAAGAAACAACCGCGAGCAGGCAAAGCCGGCCGCAGCGGAACCCAGGACGATATTGTCTACGCGCATATCTTCGAGGCCATCCTCGAACAGCGTCTGGCGCCCGGCACCAAGTTGAGTGAAGAAGCGCTGGGGGAAATCTTCGGGGTCAGCCGCACGATCATTCGCCGTGCGCTGTCGCGTCTGGCCCATGAAGGTGTGGTGCTGTTGCGGCCGAACCGTGGCGCTGTGGTCGCCAGCCCGAGCGTTGAAGAAGCGCGTCAGGTGTTCATGGCCCGCCGTCTGGTGGAGCGCGCGATCACTGAACTCGCCGTGCAGCACGCCACCGCCGAGCAGATCGCCGAGTTGCGGCAGATGGTCAACGACGAGCGCGACAGCTTCTCCCGTGGTGATCGCGGCGCCGGTATCCGGCTGTCGGGCGAGTTCCACCTGAAACTGGCCGAAGCGGCGAAGAACGCACCGCTGGTCAGCTTCCAGCGCAGCCTGGTGTCGCAGACCTCGCTGATCATTGCCCAGTATGAAAGCGGCAACCGTTCGCACTGCTCCTATGACGAGCACACCCAGTTGATCGACGCCATCGAGGCGCGCAACGGTGAGCTGGCGGTGGACCTGATGATGCATCACATGGATCACATCGACAGCAAGCTCAACCTCGATGAGGAAGGCGCGTCGGATGATCTGCATGCGGTGTTCTCGCATTTGTTGCAGACCAAGAAACCGGGGCGTCCGGTGGCCAAGCTCTAA